The nucleotide sequence ACCTCGTCCCAGATCCGCTCGATCGCGGCGGCCTTGGCCATCCCGGTCTCGGTCAGGCGCACGCGCACGATGCGGCCGTCCCCCGCCTCGGCCCGGCGCTCGACGAAGCCCAGGGCGGCGAGCCGGGAGATCGTCTTGGAGGCGGTCGGCGGGCGCACCCGCAGGGTGGCGGCAAGATCGCCCATGGTCATGCTGCCGGCGGCGGCGAGCGCCTGCACCACCTGCTCCTGACCGGCGAACAGGTCGAGTTCGGCGAGCCGGTCACCGACCCGGGCGCGATGCAACCGCGCCGCCTGGACCAGCGCCCAGCCGACGCTCTTGGCGGCCGGGGGGCGCAGCCGCTTGACGGTCTTGCCCACCTTGTCCTTCGCGCCGCGACCGCTCGGCTGACCGGGGGCTTCGCCCTGCGCCGCCACGGCGAGCGCTTCGTTTGCCGCCGACATGATCCGGTTTCCCTTCGCGGACGCGCGGGCTCGAACGCTGCCCGAGAGGATGCCCTCGGGCGGCCCGCGCGCCAAGCATCTGCCGACGGGCGATGAAACTTCGATGACAGAATTGTTTCGCTTTGCCGCGTCCGAGGCGGCAAGACACAACTCATTCGAGAAATCACTTCACGGCGCGGCCGATTTCATGGATTCCGGCGCCGCATGAGCGACCACCGCAACCGAGACAACGGGCCGATCCGATGAGGCGTCGCGAGGCGCTCGGCCTCTATCCCCTGCGCGACCTGCACCGCGCCGCCGATGACGGGGCCTGGACCGCGACCGGCCCCGATCCGACCTTCGCCTTCGGCCCGGCGGCGGTGGTGGCGGCGCTGTCCGGCGGGCGCATCCGCGTTCGCTGCCGCCCGGAGGCGGTGGGGCCGATGCTTGTCGTCGAGACCGTGGGCGAAGCGGAGCCGCGCCGCTACCGACTCACCCGGCGGGAGGGCGGCACCGACGACCTGATCCGCCTGCCGCCCGGCACCCGCGCCCTCCGCCTGGAAGCCGCCGAGGCCGGCCCGCGCTTCCGCCTCGACGCCGTGCGGGTCGAGCCGGTGGGCCGGATCACGGCGGCGGTCCTGTCGGCGCAAAAGGTCATCGAACGGCTGCCGCCTCAGGAGCGCCGGCCGCTGTGCCTCCTGCGGCGCGCCTTCGGGCTGGCGCGCAGCGTCCCACCGCGGGAGATCTGGCGCCGCCTCACCCGCGCCGCGCAGACCCGGCGCCCGCCCGCGACCTACGCCGCCTGGCTTCAGGCCGTCGAAGCGAGCGCCCTGCCCTCGGCCGAGGCTCTGCGCAGGCAGGTCGTGGCCCTGTCGGAGCGCCCGCTGATCTCGCTTCTGATGGCGGCGGGCGACGCTGCTCCCGATCACCTCACGGAGGCGGTCGCGAGCCTGCGGGCACAGATCTACCCGGATTGGGAGTTGTGCCTCGCCGCCGTGCCATCGGCCGCCCTCCGAGCGCTGGCGGCGGAGGACGACCGCATCCGTCTGCTACCGGCCGCCGAGAGCACCGCCGCCTCCCTCGATGCAGCGCTGGCGCTGGCGCGCGGCCCGTTTCTCGCCACGATGGAGCCCGGCGACCGGCTGGCGCCGCACGCGCTCCTCGCCCTGGTCCGGCGGATCTCCCGCGAGCCCGATCTCGACCTGCTCTACTCGGACGAAGACCGGATCGGACCGGACGGCGCCCGCTGCGAACCGTTCTTCAAGCCGGATTGGTCGCCCGAGACGCTGGAGGGCAGCTTCTATATCGGCAGCCTCGCCCTCTGCCGGACCGCCCTGGCGCGGGCGGTCGGCGGTTTTCCGGCCGCGAGCGAGGGCGCACCCACGTACGACCTCGCGCTCCGCCTGACCGAGCGAAGCGACCGCGTCGGCCACGTCGCGCAGGTGCTGTGCCATCGTTGCGCCGCCGTGCCGGACCCGGAGGCCGCGGCCCGCGCACTCGCCGGGCGCGCCCGGCGCACCGGCGGATTCGACACAATCCGCACTCTGGCGCCCGAGCATTTCGCCCTGCGGCGCACAGTGTCGGCACGCCCGCTCGTATCGATCGTGATCCCGAGCGCTGGGCGCGACAGCCTCATCGGCGGGCGCAGCGTCGATCTGCTCGCCGCCTGCCTCGCCAGCATCCGCGAGACCAGCACCTACGACACCATCGAGATCGTCGCGGTCGACAACGGCGACCTGCGTCCCCCGACACGCGCGGCGATCGACCGGTTCGATGCCCGCTCCGTCACCTGGGACAAGCCGATCTTCAACGTGGCCGCCAAGATGAACCTCGGCGCCCGCGCGGCGAACGGCACGGTGCTGGTCTTCCTCAACGACGACATCAGCGTCATCACCCCGGACTGGATCGAGGCGATGCTGGCGCTGCTCGCCATCCCCGGCGTCGGCGCGGTCGGCCCGAAGCTCCTGTTCGAGGATGGCAGCCTGCAGCATGCCGGCGTGGTTTTCGGCGAGGGCCTGCCGGACCATGTCCGCCGCGGATATCCCGGCGACGATGCGGGCTATCACGGCTCCAGCCTCGCCAACCGCAACGTTCTCGCCGTAACCGGCGCCTGCGTGATGGTGGACCGTGCCGACTTCGAAGCCATCGGAGGCTTCGATGAGGGTTACGCCATCAACTACAACGACATCGACCTCTGCCTGCGGCTGCGCGAGCACCGTTTGCGCACGGTCTATTGCGCCGAGGCCCGGCTGTACCACTACGAGGGCCGAAACCGCATCCCCGTCGTCGATCCCGCCGAGCAGGCCCGCTTCCACAAGCGCTGGGGGGCGCAACTCGCCCGCGATCCGTACTACCCGGACCCGTTCGGCATTCGCCCGCCCGCCTTCGAACTCGACGCCGAGCGGTTTCCGCTAGCCGCGCAGCACATGGTAGAGGCGTGGCGATGATGGCGACGACACACAACCTCGGAGACCAGCCGTGAAGGCCGTGATCCTTGCGGGCGGGCTCGGCACGCGGCTCTCGGAAGAGACCGTGGTGCGCCCCAAGCCGATGCTGGAGATCGGCGGACGGCCGATCCTCTGGCACATCATGCAGATCTTCGCCGCCCATGGCGTGACCGAGTTCGTCATCTGCCTCGGCTACAAGGGCTACGTCATCAAGGAGTTCTTCCTCAATTACCGCCTGCACCTGAGCGATGTGACGCTCGACCTGGGCCGGGGCGACGTGCAGTTCCACCGCTCGGCCGCCGAGGATTGGAAGGTGTCGCTGATCGAGACGGGCGACGCCACCATGACCGGTGGGCGCCTGAAGCGGGTGCGCGACTATCTCGGCGACGATGATTTCTTCATGACCTACGGCGACGGCGTCGCCGACATCGACCTGACCGCACTCGCTGCCTTCCATCGGGCGCATGGGCGGCTGGCGACGCTCACGGCCGTGGTACCGCCGGGCCGCTTCGGCGCCCTCGACCTCGCTGGCGATGCGGTCCGCAGTTTTCGCGAGAAGCCGGCGGGCGACGGGGCCACCATCAACGGCGGCTTCTTCGTGCTCTCGCCGCGTGTGCTCGACCGGATCGCGGGCGATGCCACCGTGTGGGAGAGCGAGCCGCTGGAGAGCCTCGCCCGCGACGGGCAGCTCCACGCCTACCACCATACCGGCTTCTGGCAGGCGATGGACACGCTGCGCGACAAGAAGCACCTCGAAGAACTCTGGGCCCGCGGCGACGCGCCCTGGAAGGTGTGGTGATGGCGGCCCTCAACCCCGATCCCGCCTTCTGGGCGGGCCGGCGCGTTCTTCTCACCGGCCATACCGGGTTCAAGGGCGCGTGGCTGAGCTTGTGGCTCGCCCGGCTCGGCGCCCAGGTCACCGGTTTCGCCCTTCCGCCCGAGACGCGGCCGAACCTGTTCGAGGCGATCGGGTTCCCGCCCCAGCACTCGCGCATCGGCGACATCCGCGACTTGGCGGCGCTCACGAAGGCCATGACGGCGGCCGAGCCCGAGATCGTAATCCACATGGCGGCGCAGGCCCTGGTGCGGCCCTCCTACGCCGACCCGGTCGGCACCTTTGCGGTCAACACGATGGGCACCGTCCACCTGCTGGAGGCGGCGCGGGCGGTGCCGGACCTGCGCGCCGTCGTCGTCGTGACGAGCGACAAGGCCTACGAGAACCGGGAATGGCCCTACGCCTATCGCGAGACCGAGGCGATGGGCGGGCGCGACCCCTACAGCGCCTCGAAAGGCTGCGCCGAACTCGTGACGAGCGCCTATCGCGCCTCGTTCTTCGGGGCTGGCGGCCACCCGGCGCGGATCGCCAGCGCGCGGGCGGGCAACGTCATCGGCGGCGGCGATTACTCGCTTGACCGGCTGATCCCCGACATCGTCCGCGCCTTCGGGGCGGGCGAGTCCGTCGAGATCCGCGCGCCCCATGCCATCCGTCCCTGGCAGCATGTGCTGGAGCCGCTGGCCGGCTACCTGCGGCTGGCCGAATGCCTCGCGGGCACCGACGGCGACCGCTTCGCCGAGGGCTGGAATCTCGGGCCGGCGGACGAGGATTGCCGACCCGTCTCGGATCTCGTCGAGCGGCTGGCGAAGGGCTGGGGTGAGGGCGCCGGCTGGCATCTCTCGCAGAAGACCCACCCGCACGAGGCGGCCTATCTCAAGGTCGATGCCTCCAAGGCCCGCGCCCGGCTCGGTTGGGACCGGCGCCTGACCCTCGACACCGCGCTCGACTGGACCGCCGCGTGGTACCGCGCGGCTGCCGCCGGCGCCGATCCCCGCTCTCTGGCCGAGGCCGAGATCGCGCGCTACGAGGCGCTGGGCCAGCCTGGCGCCCCCATCGGAGTCCGAGCGTGACCACTCCGTCCTGCCGCGCCTGCGGCGCCGCCCTGACCCGCACCTTCTGCGATCTCGGGCTGTCGCCGCTCGCCAACTCCTACGTGACGCCCGAGCGGCGCCACCGGGGCGAGATCTTCCACCCGCTCCACGCCTATGTCTGCGACGCCTGCTGGCTGGTGCAGCTCGAAGCCTTCGAGAGCCCCGAGGCGATCTTCTCGGATTATGCCTACTTCTCCGGCTTCTCCGCCGGCTGGCTGCGGCACGCGGAAAGCTACGTCGACGCGATGATCGCGCGCTTCGGCCTCGGGCCGGAGAGCAAGGTCGTGGAGGTCGCGAGCAACGACGGCTACCTGCTGCAATACTTCGTCAGACGCGGCGTGCCGGTGCTCGGGGTCGAGCCGGCGGCCAACGTCGCCCGCGTGGCGGTGAAGCGCGGCGTGCCCACGGACGTCGCCTTCTTCGGCCGCGACACAGCCCGCCGGCTCGCCGCAGCGGGTCACAAGGCGGACCTGACGGCGGCCAACAACGTCCTCGCCCACGTGCCCGACATTCTCGATTTCACCGCGGGCTTCGCCGAGATCCTGAAGCCGGAGGGGGTCGCGACCTTCGAGTTCCCGCACCTGCTGCAGATGATCGAGCATCGGCAGTTCGACACGATCTACCACGAGCACTTCTCCTACCTCTCGCTGTGCGTCGTGATGGGCATTCTCCAGCGGCAGGGCCTGCGGGTGTTCGATGTCGAGGAGTTGCCGACCCATGGCGGCTCGCTGCGTGTCTTCGCCTGCCACGAGGGTGGCGTGCATCAACCGACTGCGGCACTGGAACGGGTGGTGCTCTCTGAGTGGAGTGCGAACCTGTTCGACCCCTCCGGCTACGCCGGTTTCGGACCGGCGGCGGCCGACATCAAATGCGAGGCCCTGCGCTTCCTGATCGAGGAGCGGGCGGCGGGCCGCACGGTCTGCGCCTACGGCGCGGCAGCCAAGGGCAACACCTTCCTCAACTATTGCGGCATCGGTCCGGAGCTGATCCGGGCGGTGGCCGACCGTTCGCCGCACAAGCAGGGCACATGGCTGCCCGGCAGCCGCATCCCCGTGGTCTCGCCCGACGAACTTTTGGCGATGCGCCCCGACACGGTGCTGATCCTGCCCTGGAACCTCAAGGATGAGATCGCCGGAGAGATGGCCGCGATCCGCGAATGGGGCGGGCGCTTCGCTGTCGCGATCCCCGAACTGACAGTGTTCTGAAGCGCGATGATCTTCGAGGAACTCGAACTCCCCGGCCTGTTCCGGGTCCGGCCCGAGCCGCACCCGGACGAGCGTGGCTTCTTCGCCCGCACCCATTGCGAGAGCGACTTCACGGAGCGCGGGCTGGTCGGGCGCTTCGCGCAATCGAGCGTCTCGTTCAACCACCGCCGCGGCACCGTGCGCGGGATGCACTTCTCCAAGCCGCCCCACGCCGAGACCAAGCTCGTGCGTTGCACGGCCGGCGCGATCCACGACGCGGTGATCGACCTGCGGCCGGGCTCGCCGACCTATCGGTGCACCGCCTCCGTCACGCTCTCGGCCGCGAACCGCCACGCCCTCTACATCCCGGCCGGTCTCGCCCACGGCTTCCAGACGCTCAGCGACGACACGGAAATCCTCTATATGATCGACCGGCCCTTCGTGGCCTCCGCCGCCGACGGGGTGCGCTGGGACGATCCGGCCTTCGGTCTCGCATGGCCCGAGCCGGTCACCGTCATCGCACCGCGCGATCTCGCTTTTCCCGATTGGGCGGGGCGGTGAAGCGGGTTCTCGTCACCGGAGGCGCCGGCTTCGTCGGGCGCCACGCGGTCGCCGCTTTGGCCACTCGTGGTTTTGAGGTCCACGCCCTCGGCCGGACCGCGCCGGAGGGTATCCAAGCCTTCCACGCCGCAGACCTGCTCGATCCGTCTCAGCGACGCGCCGCCGTGCAGGCCGCCTCGGCGAGCCATCTGCTCCACCTCGCCTGGGTCACCACGCCCGGCCGCTACTGGCAGGCGCCGGACAATCTCGATTGGACCGCCGCGAGCCTCGACCTCGTGCGGACCTTTCGCGAGGCCGGCGGCATCCGTGCGGTCGTGGCCGGGACGTGTGCCGAGTACGATTGGACGGAGATCGACCGGCTGCCGCGCGCAGAACTGGAATCCCCCTCTCCCCCCCTGCGAAGCGAGGGGGATGAAGCGGCGATCCAGTCGGGTCATCTTGTCGAATCCGCCCTCTGCCGCCCTGCCACGCTCTACGGTGCCGCCAAGGACGGCCTGCGCCGCATCCTACACGCATACGCGGCCACCACCGGCCTCTCCTTCGGCTGGGGGCGGCTGTTCTACCTCTACGGTCCCGGCGAGACGCCGGGCCGGCTCGTCGGCGATGCGGCGCGGGCGCTGCTCGCGGGCGAGCGCCTCGCCACCAGCGAGGGCCGGCAGCGCCGCGACTTTCTCCACGTCGCCGACGCGGGCGCCGCCTTCGCGGCCCTGCTCGACTCGGGCGTGGAAGGCCCCGTCAATATCGGCTCGGGCGATGCGGTGCCGGTGCGGACCATCCTGGAGTCGATCGGTACGCTGACCGCGCGGCCGGACCTGATCAATTTCGGCGCGCGCCCGCTCGGCCCGACGGAGCCGGCCTGCATCGAGGCCGACATCCGGCGCTTGGCGGACGAGGTCGGTTTTTCCCCGCGCTACCGCCTCGGTCCGGGCCTGGCGGAAACGGTGGCGGGCTGGCGCGAAGCGCTCAGCAGCTCGGCATCAAGCCCTTGAGACGGGCCAGGATGTCTTCGCCCGCGCAGGGCCGGGCAAGGAACTGTGCGCCGGCCGGCATGCGCTCGGGATCGGGCGAGGCGCGGCCGGAGACGATCAGGATCGGCAGGTTCGGCCGGGCCTGGGCGACGGAGTTCGCCAGTTCGAACCCGTCGACCCGCCCCGAGAGCTGCACGTCGGTCACGAGACCGCAGATGTCCGGTCGCGCCTGAAGGATGGACAGCGCGCGCTCGGCGGACGCGCATTGCACGGTGTCGTAGCCGCCCTCCTCCAGCACGTCGCCAAGGTCCATGATGGTCAGGGCCTCGTCCTCGACGATGAGGATGACGGGACGGTCGGCTTCCGGATTCGTCGTCTCGGTCTGGCTCGCCACCTTACGCTCTCCCCGATTTGCTCCAGCGACCCGAATTGTTCGCAGACTTGTTGTTCGCGGACCCACCGCTCGCAGACATCGCTCGCCGACTTGGCCGTTTCCCGTGGCGGGCGCCGCTGCGCTGCGGTGGTCCAACGAGTAACCCCGCTGCGGGTTGCAGGGTCCCGAAGGGTGTCCGTCGCTTATCCCGCGAACAAGCCTGCGAGCCCTGCGCCGGAGGACCGGCCCGCCTCAGGCAGTGGCCTCCGTCACGGCCGTCACCGCCGCGATCAGGCGGTCGAGATCGTCCGAATCGATGCTCAGAGCGGGGGTGAGGTAGACGATGTTCCCGAACGGCCGCACCCAGACGCCGCGCTCGACGAAGCGCCGCTTCAGGTCGGCGAGATCGGGGGCGTTCGCGAACTGCACCGCGCCGATGGCGCCGAGCACCCGCACGTCTCGCACGCCGGACAGCCGGCGGAGCGGCGCGAGGCCCGCCTCCAGGCGCGCGGCGATGGCGCGGGCTTGGGTCAAGCGGGGCTCGAGCTCGAACAGGTCGAGGCTGGCATTGGCCGCCGCGCAGGCGAGTGGGTTCGCCATGAAGGTCGGGCCGTGCATCAGGGCCGCCGCGGGATCGTCCGACCAGAAGGCGGAGAAGATCTCGGTGGTGGTCACCGTCGCCGCGAGCGCCATCGTGCCGCCGGTCAGCGCCTTCGATAGGCAGAGGATGTCGGGCACGATGCCTGCCTGCTCGCAGGCGAACATCGTCCCCGTTCGGCCGAAGCCGGTGAAGATCTCGTCGGCGATGAGCGGCAGGCCGTGGCGGCGGGCGAGGCGCGCGACGGTGGCCAACACCTCCGGCGGATGCGTTAGCATCCCGCCCGCGCCCTGCACCAGGGGCTCGACGATCACCGCCGCGAGTTCGTGGCGGTGGTGGGCGAGCGCCGCGTCGAGGGCGGCTTCCTGGCCTGCGTCGCCCGGAAGCTCGCAAAAGACCTGGCTCGGCAGGTAGGCGCCGAAGCGGCGGTGCATTCCCTCCTCGGGGTCGCAGGCCGACATCGCGCCCATGGTATCGCCGTGATAGCCGCCGCGGAAGGCCAGCACGCGGGTGCGGCCGGTCTCGCCGCGGTTGAGCCAGAGCTGCACCGCCATCTTCAGCGCCACCTCGACGGCGACCGAGCCGGAATCGGTGAAGAAGACGTGGTTGAGTTCACCCGGCAGCATCGCGGCGAGGCGCGTGCCCAGCCGCTCGGCCGGGGCATGGGTGAGGCCGCCGAACATCACGTGCGGCATGCGCAATAGCTGATCTGCCATCGCCGCGGCGATATAGGGATGGTTGTAGCCGTGAACGGCGGTCCACCACGAGGCGATGCCGTCGATCAGTTCCCGCCCACCCTTGAGCGTGATGCGCGTGCCCCGCGTCGCGATCGCCTCCAGCGGCGGCGCGGCCGTCTTCATCTGGGTGTAGGGCCGCCAGAGGTGGTGCTGATTGAGCGCGGTCATGGGCGGGGGATGAGGGGTGGGGGCCGCCGAGTCAAACGCACAGCCGACCCCCTGTGCGGGCGAGGGTAGCCCCCGAGAGCGGCCGCGTGAGGGGAGCGCCGCTTCCGGACGGGCCCGTGCCAGCCTTCG is from Methylorubrum sp. B1-46 and encodes:
- a CDS encoding MarR family winged helix-turn-helix transcriptional regulator; the protein is MSAANEALAVAAQGEAPGQPSGRGAKDKVGKTVKRLRPPAAKSVGWALVQAARLHRARVGDRLAELDLFAGQEQVVQALAAAGSMTMGDLAATLRVRPPTASKTISRLAALGFVERRAEAGDGRIVRVRLTETGMAKAAAIERIWDEVEAELLEDFDNKERRRLRKLLRRVARNLAEAAGVSGHEEADQEIDGDDEDEALLGPAASDAVAQS
- a CDS encoding glycosyltransferase; amino-acid sequence: MRRREALGLYPLRDLHRAADDGAWTATGPDPTFAFGPAAVVAALSGGRIRVRCRPEAVGPMLVVETVGEAEPRRYRLTRREGGTDDLIRLPPGTRALRLEAAEAGPRFRLDAVRVEPVGRITAAVLSAQKVIERLPPQERRPLCLLRRAFGLARSVPPREIWRRLTRAAQTRRPPATYAAWLQAVEASALPSAEALRRQVVALSERPLISLLMAAGDAAPDHLTEAVASLRAQIYPDWELCLAAVPSAALRALAAEDDRIRLLPAAESTAASLDAALALARGPFLATMEPGDRLAPHALLALVRRISREPDLDLLYSDEDRIGPDGARCEPFFKPDWSPETLEGSFYIGSLALCRTALARAVGGFPAASEGAPTYDLALRLTERSDRVGHVAQVLCHRCAAVPDPEAAARALAGRARRTGGFDTIRTLAPEHFALRRTVSARPLVSIVIPSAGRDSLIGGRSVDLLAACLASIRETSTYDTIEIVAVDNGDLRPPTRAAIDRFDARSVTWDKPIFNVAAKMNLGARAANGTVLVFLNDDISVITPDWIEAMLALLAIPGVGAVGPKLLFEDGSLQHAGVVFGEGLPDHVRRGYPGDDAGYHGSSLANRNVLAVTGACVMVDRADFEAIGGFDEGYAINYNDIDLCLRLREHRLRTVYCAEARLYHYEGRNRIPVVDPAEQARFHKRWGAQLARDPYYPDPFGIRPPAFELDAERFPLAAQHMVEAWR
- the rfbF gene encoding glucose-1-phosphate cytidylyltransferase, which produces MKAVILAGGLGTRLSEETVVRPKPMLEIGGRPILWHIMQIFAAHGVTEFVICLGYKGYVIKEFFLNYRLHLSDVTLDLGRGDVQFHRSAAEDWKVSLIETGDATMTGGRLKRVRDYLGDDDFFMTYGDGVADIDLTALAAFHRAHGRLATLTAVVPPGRFGALDLAGDAVRSFREKPAGDGATINGGFFVLSPRVLDRIAGDATVWESEPLESLARDGQLHAYHHTGFWQAMDTLRDKKHLEELWARGDAPWKVW
- the rfbG gene encoding CDP-glucose 4,6-dehydratase translates to MAALNPDPAFWAGRRVLLTGHTGFKGAWLSLWLARLGAQVTGFALPPETRPNLFEAIGFPPQHSRIGDIRDLAALTKAMTAAEPEIVIHMAAQALVRPSYADPVGTFAVNTMGTVHLLEAARAVPDLRAVVVVTSDKAYENREWPYAYRETEAMGGRDPYSASKGCAELVTSAYRASFFGAGGHPARIASARAGNVIGGGDYSLDRLIPDIVRAFGAGESVEIRAPHAIRPWQHVLEPLAGYLRLAECLAGTDGDRFAEGWNLGPADEDCRPVSDLVERLAKGWGEGAGWHLSQKTHPHEAAYLKVDASKARARLGWDRRLTLDTALDWTAAWYRAAAAGADPRSLAEAEIARYEALGQPGAPIGVRA
- a CDS encoding class I SAM-dependent methyltransferase, which codes for MTTPSCRACGAALTRTFCDLGLSPLANSYVTPERRHRGEIFHPLHAYVCDACWLVQLEAFESPEAIFSDYAYFSGFSAGWLRHAESYVDAMIARFGLGPESKVVEVASNDGYLLQYFVRRGVPVLGVEPAANVARVAVKRGVPTDVAFFGRDTARRLAAAGHKADLTAANNVLAHVPDILDFTAGFAEILKPEGVATFEFPHLLQMIEHRQFDTIYHEHFSYLSLCVVMGILQRQGLRVFDVEELPTHGGSLRVFACHEGGVHQPTAALERVVLSEWSANLFDPSGYAGFGPAAADIKCEALRFLIEERAAGRTVCAYGAAAKGNTFLNYCGIGPELIRAVADRSPHKQGTWLPGSRIPVVSPDELLAMRPDTVLILPWNLKDEIAGEMAAIREWGGRFAVAIPELTVF
- a CDS encoding dTDP-4-dehydrorhamnose 3,5-epimerase family protein, giving the protein MIFEELELPGLFRVRPEPHPDERGFFARTHCESDFTERGLVGRFAQSSVSFNHRRGTVRGMHFSKPPHAETKLVRCTAGAIHDAVIDLRPGSPTYRCTASVTLSAANRHALYIPAGLAHGFQTLSDDTEILYMIDRPFVASAADGVRWDDPAFGLAWPEPVTVIAPRDLAFPDWAGR
- a CDS encoding NAD(P)-dependent oxidoreductase, with the protein product MKRVLVTGGAGFVGRHAVAALATRGFEVHALGRTAPEGIQAFHAADLLDPSQRRAAVQAASASHLLHLAWVTTPGRYWQAPDNLDWTAASLDLVRTFREAGGIRAVVAGTCAEYDWTEIDRLPRAELESPSPPLRSEGDEAAIQSGHLVESALCRPATLYGAAKDGLRRILHAYAATTGLSFGWGRLFYLYGPGETPGRLVGDAARALLAGERLATSEGRQRRDFLHVADAGAAFAALLDSGVEGPVNIGSGDAVPVRTILESIGTLTARPDLINFGARPLGPTEPACIEADIRRLADEVGFSPRYRLGPGLAETVAGWREALSSSASSP
- a CDS encoding response regulator; the protein is MASQTETTNPEADRPVILIVEDEALTIMDLGDVLEEGGYDTVQCASAERALSILQARPDICGLVTDVQLSGRVDGFELANSVAQARPNLPILIVSGRASPDPERMPAGAQFLARPCAGEDILARLKGLMPSC
- a CDS encoding adenosylmethionine--8-amino-7-oxononanoate transaminase, with amino-acid sequence MTALNQHHLWRPYTQMKTAAPPLEAIATRGTRITLKGGRELIDGIASWWTAVHGYNHPYIAAAMADQLLRMPHVMFGGLTHAPAERLGTRLAAMLPGELNHVFFTDSGSVAVEVALKMAVQLWLNRGETGRTRVLAFRGGYHGDTMGAMSACDPEEGMHRRFGAYLPSQVFCELPGDAGQEAALDAALAHHRHELAAVIVEPLVQGAGGMLTHPPEVLATVARLARRHGLPLIADEIFTGFGRTGTMFACEQAGIVPDILCLSKALTGGTMALAATVTTTEIFSAFWSDDPAAALMHGPTFMANPLACAAANASLDLFELEPRLTQARAIAARLEAGLAPLRRLSGVRDVRVLGAIGAVQFANAPDLADLKRRFVERGVWVRPFGNIVYLTPALSIDSDDLDRLIAAVTAVTEATA